The Sphingosinicella flava genome includes the window TCGCACCCGTCTTGGCCGCGACATCCTTGTCGAGGCTCGACGCGGCGGCCACGGTGCGGCCTTCGAGATCGTTAATGACCTGCGCGTAGATATGGCGGCCGGAACGGTGCACCGACAAGCGCGGCTTGCCGCCGCCGACCTTGCGGAGCGAAGTGCGGACGCGCTGACGGCGCCGATCGAAGAGAGAGAGTTTCGCCATGGCTTACTTCTTCTTGCCTTCTTTGCGGAAGATATACTCACCGCGATATTTGATGCCCTTGCCCTTATAAGGCTCCGGCTTGCGCCAGCGGCGGATCTCGGCG containing:
- the rplR gene encoding 50S ribosomal protein L18; this translates as MAKLSLFDRRRQRVRTSLRKVGGGKPRLSVHRSGRHIYAQVINDLEGRTVAAASSLDKDVAAKTGATVESAQDVGRRLAERAKAAGITKVIFDRGGFLFHGRVKALADAAREGGLEF